The region GACAGCGTGAGCCTGATGCTGCAGGGCACCAAGCAGGACAGCGATGTGGCCATCGTCGGCGGCTCGGCGAGCATCGGCCGCGGCCACACGGTGAGCCTGCAGGCGCTCATCGACCTGCCGTCACAGGACAAGTTTTACCAGACGCTGTCGCTGGGCCTCGACTACAAGCATTTCTCCGACGAGGTCGTTTCCCTGGGGAAGAAACAGTTCACCATCGATGAAACCGCCATCGAGTATTGGCCGCTTTCGGCGAATTACGGGGCGACGTGGCTGGCGGAGAAGGCGTTCACGGAGGCGAATACCTCGCTGAACCTGCACCTGCGGGGCATCGGCAGCGGGGAGAGGGATTATGCGAACAAGCGTTACAACGCGGACGGGAGTTATGTGTTCCTGCGCGGGGATGTGGCGCACACGCGCGATCTGCGGGATGATTCGCAGCTTTTCGGCAAGGTGCAGTACCAGCTGGCGGACAAGCCGCTGGTGAACAACGAGCAGATCTCCGGCGGCGGCCTGGGGACGGTGCGGGGTTACCTGGAGGCGACGTCGCTGGGTGACAACGGTGTCTTCGGCACGGTGGAGTACCGCACGCGGCCGCTCACCGGCGGGTCCGAAGCGAAGCCTGGGACGACGCCCAACGAGTGGCGGTTCCATGGTTTCGTGGATGCGGGGCTGGTGGGGATTTATGACCCGCTGCCGGGCCAGCGGAAGCGTTTCGGTCTGGCCAGCGCGGGCGCTGGGACGCGCTTCAAGTTCGCGGATCATTACAACGGCTCGGTGGACCTGGCCGTGCCTTTCATCAGCCAGACGGACACGGAGTCCGGAGACGTCCGGGTGACCTTCCGTGGCTGGGCGGACTTCTGACCACCCCTTGCCCGCATCCGCCGACCTCCTTCATTTTCCTCATTTTTCCCACATGAAACATCCCGCCCTCATTCTCCCCGTTTCGCTTCTGCTCGCCCATGCAGGCATCGCCGCCGGCGATGCCGGAGCCGCGTGGTGGAACCCCGCCTGGACGAAGCGCCAGACGCTCACGCTCGACACCTCGGGTGACGCCGCGGCTCTTCCCGGATCGCCCGGCACGGCCACGGTGCTGGTGCGTTTGTCGGACGGGAACTTCCCGTTCGCCAGCGCCCGCGAGGATGGCAGCGACCTGCGCTTCATCGCCGCGGACGGGAAGACGGCGCTCAGCCACCAGATCGAGAGTTATGACAACCTGCTCAACGAGGCGTTCGTGTGGGTGAAGGTGCCGGACATCGGGGCGTCGGGGAAGACGACGATCCATCTTTATTCCGGCAATCCGGCGCCGGACGCCGGCCCGAAGGCGGCCGAGGCGTATGACGCGGACACGGCGCTGGTCTGGCACTTCGCCGGACGTGGCGCGGCCCCGGCCGACACCACGGGGAACAACAACAGCGCGACGGCCCCGGCGACCACGGCGGAGGGCTCGCTCATCGGCAACGGCCTGCGCCTGCTGGCCACGCCGGTGACGCTGCCCCAGTCGCCGTCGCTCGAGTGGAAGGCCGGCCAGGCGCTGACGCTCTCCACCTGGATCAAGCCCGCCGCGCTGCAGGACAACGCGGTCCTGCTCAGCCGTGGCGAGGGTGCGTCCTCTTTCCAGCTCCTGCTCAACCAGGGGGTGCCGGTGATCAGGCTCGGCACGCAGGCCAGCGCCGCCGGAGCGCCTGTCGCGGCGAATACCTGGAGCCACCTTGCGCTCGTCGCGGATGGCGCGAAGCTGCAGCTTTTCGTCAACGGCGCGCCGTATGCCACGCTTGCCGCCGGCCTTCCCGCGCTGGCGGCGCCGATCACGCTCGGCGCGGAGAACTCCGGGTTCGCCGGCGAGGTCGACGAGTTCACGCTCTCCACCACCGCGCGTTCCGAGGCGTGGATCAAGCTGGCCGCGGTGAACCAGGGTTCCACGGACGCGGCCCAGCGGACCGTGGTGCTGGGAGCCGGCGAGGGCGGCGAGGGCGGCGAGGGCGGCGGCGAGCAGAGCCACCTCATGGAGCACCTCTCGCTGTTCGGCGACATCGCCAACAACATGATGTTCGACGGCTGGATCGCCATCGGCGTGTGCGCCATCATGATCGTCATCGGCTGGACGGTGGCCGTCCGGAAATTCCTTTATCTCAACTCGATTGAAAAAGGCACCAAGGTCTTCCTCGAGCGATGGAAGCACCTGTCCACCGACCTGACCGCGCTCGACCACGGCGACCGGTCCAGCATCAGCACGCTCGGCGGCAAGACCGGCGAGGACGAGCAGCACCTCATCGAGAGGTCGCCGCTCTACCACATCTACCAGATCGGTTCCGAGGAGATCCGCCACCGCCTCGACAAGGGCGACGCCCGCGGGCAGGGGCTCAACGGCCGCTCCATCCAGGCCATCCGCGCCAGTCTGGACGCGGGGCTGGTGCATGAGAGCCACCGCCTTTCCGACGGCCTGGTCTACCTGACCATCAGCATCGCCGGTGGTCCGTATGTCGGCCTGCTCGGCACCGTGGTGGGTGTGATGATCACCTTCGCGATCATCGCGAAGTCCGGCGAGGTGAACGTGAACTCGATCGCGCCGGGCATCGCCTCCGCGCTGCTGGCCACCGTGGTGGGCCTGGTGGTGGCCATCCCCGCGCTGTTCATCTACAGCTACCTGAACGGGCGGATCAAGAACTCGCTGGGCCTCATGCAGGTCTTCATCGACGAGTTCGTCGCCAAGATGGCCGAGTTCCACAGCCCCGCCGCCGGCGCGGACACCAACGGAGGTTCTTCTCACTGAGGACAGGTCCCATAGGACCCATGGGACCTATATCCTCCTCTTACCATCAACCATCAACTTCCAACCCTCAACCTCTTCCATGGCCTCCGCCGACGACAAAAGCTACGACGACATCAACGTCACCCCGATGGTGGACCTCTATCTGGTGCTGCTGCTCATCTTCATCATCATGACCACGGCGGGCGTGCAGGGGGTGAAGGTGAACCTGCCGAGCGCGAGCAAGGCGTCCTCGCCCAAGCTGGAGGCGCCCAAGACGCAGGCCATCACCATCGACAACCAGGGCAACATCAAGCTCAACACGTTCACCGTCACGCTGGCGGACCTGGAGACCAAGCTCGCCGCCATCAAGGCCGCCACGCCGGAGGTGCCCGTCGTCGTCCGCGGCGACCGCGCCAGCCAGTACCAGGGCGTCATGGACGTGCTCGACGTGCTCGGCCGCGTGGGCATCACCCAGATCGGCCTGGCCACCCAGCCGCCGAAGTAGAAGCACTGAATCACAAGCATTGAATTCGAAACGAAGAACAGGCCTCCGCCTTCTTCCTCCAACTCTCAACCATCAACCATCCACTCTCCACTTCCTCCCACATGTCCCCACGCCCGCCATTCCCGCCGCCCGCGCGCAAGCCGTCCAAGCACCGCTTGCTGATCGGCATCATGCTCGCCGTCGTGCTGGTGGGGGGGCTCTTCTCCTTTTTGCTCAACGGTGGGAAAAACACGCGCAAGGCCGTGCCGCGCCAGGAAGTGGTCACCATCACGCTGCCACCGCCGCCGCCGCCACCGCCGCCGCCGCCGCCACCGAAGGTCGAGCCCCCGCCACAGGAGGACAAGCCGGAGGAGGAGCTCGTCGAGGAACAGCCCGTCGACCTGACGCCGCCGGACGAACCGGCGGAGGCCCCGCCGTCCGAAGACCTCGGCACCAACATCACCGGCGGCAACGGTCCCGACATGGGGCTCACCGCCGGCGGGGGCGGCGGCCGCGCCGGAGGCGGCAAGGGCGGCCTCGGCGGCGGGAACAAGTACGCCCGCTACTCGCTCTCCGCCAAGACCTCCATCGAGAACGCCCTGAGGAACGACCCGGTCACCCGCAAGGCCGTCATCAGCGGACTGACCCTCGAGTTCTGGCCCGGCGCCGACGGCACCATCACCCGCGCCCGCATCATCGGCTCCTCCGCCGGTTCGGATCTCGACCAGGCCGTCAGGCGCGTCCTCACCGGCCTGCAAACACCGCCCGCGGCCAGCGCCGCCGAAATGCCACCCTCCGTCAAAATCCGCATCAAAGCCCGCAAGCCCGGCAACTGACACCTTTTCCCGTTCCCCATGTCTTCCATCCGCCCCATCGCCGCCACCCTTTTGCTCGCCCTCGGCACCCCGCTCCACGCGCAGGAACCCGACATCGGCAGCGCGCCCGCCAACCCCTCCGAAGACGTGCCAGCTACGGAAACTCCCGTACTTCCACCCGGAGCCGCGGAGGAGCAGCCCGCCGCCCCCTCCACCAACGTCACCGTCAACCTCATCGCCCGGCTCGTGGAAAAAGGCATCCTCGGCAAGGAGGAGGCCGCCGCCATGATCCAACAGGCCGAGGCCGAGGCACAGCAGGCGCTGCAAGCCCAGCAGGCCGCCGCGGCCGCCGCCGACATCGCCGCGCTGCCGCCCGAGCCCACCGCCGACGAGATGCGCGTCAGCTACATCCCCGAGGTGGTGAAGAACAACATGCGCGACGAGATCAAGCAGGAGCTCCTCGCCGAGGCCCGCGAACAGAAATGGAGCGAGAAACGCTACCCGGAATGGACCGATAAATTCCGCCCCTTCGGCGACCTGCGCGGCCGTTACGAAGGAGTCTATTTCGGCGAGGGCAACGACAACACCGGCGCCTTCCCCAACTTCAACGCCATCAACACCGGATCGCCCTTCGACACCTCCGGCACCCAGTTCTCCCCGCAATACAACGTCGACCAGGACCGCGAGCGCACCCGCCTGCGCGCCCGCGTCGGCACCGACATCATGCTCGGGGACGGCTTCAACGGCGGCCTGCGCGTCGCCACCGGCGACACCAACAGCCCGACCTCGCCCAACCAGACGCTCGGCGGCTCCGGCGGGAATTTTTCCAAATACGCCATCTGGCTCGACCGCGCCTTCCTCAGCTACGACGCCGGTCCGGGCGATGGCGAGGAGCTCGTCTTCCTGATGGGCCGTTTCGACAACCCCTTCCTCTCCAGCGAAGTCCAGTGGGACGACGACCTCGGCTTCGACGGCCTCGCCGTGCGCGGGAAAGTCAGGCTCAACGACAAGGCCGGCACCTTCTTCACCGCCGGCTACTTCCCCGTCTACAACACCGACTTCAACTTCGCCTCCAACCAGCCCTCCAAGTTCGAAAGCACCGACAAGTGGCTCACCGGCGCGCAGATCGGCATCGACTGGAAGATCACCGACGACCTCACCGCCAGGTTCGGCATCGCCTACTACGACTTCAGCAACATCTCGGGCAAGCTGTCCGACCCCTACACCCCGCTCACCGCCAGCGACGCCGGCAGCACCGACGGCACCCGGCCCGGCTTCGCCCAGCGCGGCAACACCTACATGGCCCTGCGCGACATCGTCCCCACCGCGGCCAACGACTTCGGCACCAAATACCAATACCAGTACTACGGCCTCGCCTCCGAATTCCGCAACCTCACCATCACCGGCAAGCTCGAATACGACGCCTACGACCCCGTCCGCCTCGCCCTCGCCGGAGAAGTCACCAAGAACATCGCCTTCGACAACGGCGCCATCGGCAAAAAGGCCGTCAACAACCGCGGTCCCGGCTCCGCCGGCAAGGCCGGCGAGTTCGAAGGCGGAGACACCGCCTGGAACCTCGCCTTCACCGTCGGCAAGCCCGCCATGGAACAATTCGGCGACTGGCAGGCCGGCTTCGGCTACCGCTACGTCGAGAGCGACGCGGTCGTCGACGGCTTCACCGACTCCGACTTCGGCGGCGGAGGCACCAACGTCCAGGGCTTCCTGCTCGGCGGCAGCATGGCCGTCAGCCCCGCCGTGCGCGTCGGCCTCAAATGGATGAGCAGCGACGAGATCATCGGCTCCCCGCTGAGCACCGACACCCTGCAGTTCGACATCAACGCCAAGTTCTAACAACCGGTCATGAAACTCCTCAAAGCCATCCTCCTCCTCGGCGCCGCGCTGCCCTCGCTCCTCCACGCCGCCGAAGAACCCGATCCGGGCCTCAAGCTGCGCGAGCAGCTCCGCGCCGTCACCCTCCAGCTGCGCACCGCCCAGACCGAGGGAGCCAACGCCCAGGCCGCCGCCGCCGCCGCCGACCAGAAATCCAAGGACCTCGCCGCGAAGATCGAGACGCTCGAGAAACGCGGCGCCGCCCTCGAAAAGAAAGCCCTCGCCGACAAGACCGCGTCCGAGCAATCCACCGCCGCGCTTGAAAAGAAGGTCGCCGACCGCGACGCCAGCCTCGCCCAGCACAAGGAAGCCCTCCTCAAATGGAAGGACGGCTACGAAAAAGCCGCCGCCACCGCCACCGCGAAGGAACAGGAACGCGCCCGCCTCGCCGGAGAACTCACCGCCGCGAAAAACACCCTCGCCGACCGCGAGCGCAAGAACATCGCCCTCTTCAACACCGCCACCGAGATCCTCGACAAGTTCGAGAACTACTCCCTCGGCAAGGCCCTCGCCGCGCGCGAGCCGTTCATCGGCACCACCCGCGTCAAGGTCGAGAACCTCGTCCAGGGCTACAAGGACCGGATCCTCGACAACCGCATCGCCGCCCCCGCCGCCGGCAAGGCCCCGTGACCGTGACATGCCGGAAAGCATATCTTAAAAACATATCATTAAAAGATGACATAAAGATGACAAAAACATGATGAAGGTGATCCAAGGCCGCCCCCGGCGGCGGATCATCCGAGTTATGGAAAGACAGGGCGCGCGCTCCCCCGCCGGAGCCCGCGCTCTTCCCGCCGGAAACAGGGAAAACCATCACACCCCGCCACCCGCCATCCGGCGGAAGCCCCTCCGCCGATCACCGGCCATAAGTCACCCGGCCACCGGCCACCCGGCACCCCTCCAACCACCGCCGCCCGACGGCACCCACTCTCCACCGCACCCCGGCCCACCAGCATGAAACCCCGCCGCCACCACCGCGCCACCGGCCTCTTCGGCACCACCTTCAAATACGGCGTCCCCGTCTTCATCGGCTTCACCTTCGCCATCACCGGGCTCACCGCGGACGCCGGAGACATCCTGCGGGGAGGCAGCCCGCGCTCCGGGAAATCCGCGCGCGCCACCGCCGGCGCGCCCACCCCCGCCGCCACCGACGCCGCGCGCGCCAGCGCGAAAGACACCCTCGCGCGCACCACCCGGACCCTCGCCGCCGTCCGCAACCTTCAGAACGCCGCGCGCGACGCCGCCATCCGCAACGGCGCCAACAACCTCGGCAAGAACCCCAACCGCCCCACCGTCACCCTGCCCAACGTCCCCAACGGCCTCGGCGCCGGCGGGCTCGACCTCGGCACCGTCACCGGCGCGCACAACCCCGTGCAGGCCGTCAAGGACGGCAGGACCACCGTCACCATCAAGCAGACCACCCAGCAGGCGCTGCTCGGATGGAAGACGATGAACGTCGGCAAGAAAACCACGCTGAACTTCGACCAGAAAGCCGGCGGGGCGGACGCGGGCAAATGGATCGCCTTCAACAAGATCACCGACCCCAGCGGCAACCCGACGCAGATCCTCGGCAACATCAAGGCGGACGGCCAGGTGTACATCATCAACCCGAACGGGATCATCTTCGGCGGCGGCAGCCAGGTCAACGCGCGGGCGCTGACGGCGTCGAGCCTTCCGATCAACGACAACCTCATCGGCCGCGGCCTGCTCAACAACCCGGACGCGCAGTTCCTTTTCAGCGGGCTCGCCATTCCCGCGGGCATCAACGGCACTCCCGGATTCACTCCGGACAAACCGCTGACCGCCGATGGAAAATACGGCGATGTCATCGTCCAGGCCGGAGCCATCCTGAAAAGCCCGAGCGGAGCGGAAAAGACCGGTGGCAGAATCACACTGGTCGGTCCCAATGTTTCCAACGCGGGCACCATCCTCACGCCTGACGGCCAGACGATCCTCGCGGCGGGTCTGCAGGTGGGATTCGAAGGCCACGCCACCTCGGACGCCAGCCTGCGCGGGCTGGATGTGTTCGTGGGTGCCGTCGCGGATCCGGTGGCGGGACGTTATGCGGGAACGGTGAGCCAGACCGGCATCATCGAATCCGAGCGCGGCGCCATCACCATCGGCGGGCGAGACATCCAGCTGGATGGCATGTTGCGAAGCACCACCTCCGTCGCGCTCAACGGCCGCATCGACATCCAGAGCTCCTACAACGCGGTTGCCAACCGTGCCACGGCCCTTTCCACCGGCGCGTTGTTCCTTCACAAGGACAGCGGCTCGCTGACCCTGGGAGAAAACAGCGTCATCAGCATCCTGCCCGAGTATGACAGCAAGGAGACGACCATCGGGACAGAGCTGGCGCTCAAGTCCCAGATCAACCTGTCAGGAAAAGTCATCCACCTCGGCGTCGACTCGCTGATCACCGCCCCCAGTGCGAACGTGTCCGTGACAGCAGGCACGTGGCATTATGACACGACAGGAGCATCCCCGACCTCCACCCTGGTAAAAGCGGGCGGGCAGGTATATCTTGACCGGGGTGCGGTGATCGACGTGGGCGGCTCCAGGGACGTGGAGGCACCCGTCTCCCAAAACATCATCTCGCTCGACCTGCGCGGTGCGGAACTCGCGGATTCACCGCTGCAGCGGGCCGGAAAACTGAGGAACCAAACGATCTATGTGGATATCCGGGATGCCGGAATCTACCAAGGCAAGCAATGGATCGGCACTCCGCTGGCGAATGTCGCGGGGTTCGCCAACATCATCCAACGGACGGTGGGCCAGCTGACGGTCGCAGGCGGCACGGTGAACCTGAGCGCGGGCGACTCGATCGTGACGGCGGCAGGCTCGAAAATCGACGTTTCCGGGGGTTCCACCTTTTTCAAGGGAGGCATGGTCCGCACCACCCAGCTCATGACCGGCGGGAGACTGGTGGACATCAGCCAAGCGACTCCGGATGTCGTCTACGACGGAATTTTCGACGGCACGTTCACGGATTCCAACACGAAGTTCGGAGTCTCCAAGGTCTACCATTCCCTGCTCGCACCCGCAGGCTACCGCTACGAGGCGGACTCCACCCAGGGAGCGGCGGGCGGAAAGCTGAAGATCACCGCGCCATCGATGGCGCTGGACGGCAGGTTCGACGGCAGCACGATCGTCGGCGAAAAACAACGGACCACCCCGCCGGTGGGAAGCTCGCTTTCCCTGGCATTCACTGCGACGGACACCAGCTACCCCACGCTGCCGACCCATGCCCCGGCGGCACCGCGGATCACCTTCTCCAACACTCCCGGACAGACCGCCGCGGCGGCGTTCGGTGTCGATTCCAACGGAGATCCGCTGGATCTCTCGGACGAGCGGAAATCCTCCGTGGTTCTCGCGGACGATCTGCTGACCGGACAAGGCTTCGGCACACTGGACATCAGCAACCGCGGCGGGGAGATCATCGTTCCTGAGAATGTGACGCTTGCCGCGCCGAACGGTGGCACCATCACGCTCGCGGCTTCGAACATCACCGTTGACGGCAGCATCCAGGCGAGAAGCGGCAATGTTTCCCTCACCACCCACGGATTGAGTTACGACGAGGTGAACGTGATCCAGAACTCCGTTCCATCCCCCACCCCGCCAAAGGTTCAGGAAGGACGGGGCGTCTTCAAGCTGGGCGGCAATGGCAGCATCATCGTTTCCGGACTGGTGGTGGATGACCGTGAGACCATCGGCATGCCCACCGTCTCGCCCGTGACCCTCGGCGGGGGTTCCGTCTCCATCACCGGATATTCCGTGGATCTCGCACAAGGCGGAACCATCGACGTCTCCGGAGGCGCGACGATCAGCGGCACCGGGTCGAAAAGCTATGGGAACGGAGGCACCCTCTCCATCACCGCAGGCAGAGAACCGGGATTCTCCTCCACGCTCGGCGGCGTATTGAACCTGGGAGCCACCCTGTCCGGACGCTCCGGCGCGAAGGCCGGCACCCTCCGCCTCACCGGCATGGCCCTGCAGATCGGCGGAACGACCACCGATCCGCGTGTGACACTGGTGGATCCCGAAGCCTACGCGCAAAGCGGGTTCGGCACCATCTCCCTCAGCGGTGTCGGGACCGAAGATGGCGCGAGCCCCGCCGTCCTGATCCACAAGGACGCCAAAGTGACTCCCCAGGTCTCGGGCTGGCTCGGGGAGATCAACAGCCGCGATGAATTCGTGCTCACCTCCCTGACCCGCGAGGAAACGGTCCGCACTCCCGTCGATCTCTCCATCACCGCGATCGGAGCCTCCTACGGAGGTGTCCCGTTCATCATCGGCGATGTGGTTTCCGAGGCGGGTTCCTCGATCACCACGGATGCGGGCGGCTCGATCAACATCAAGGGCCAGACCGTCAGTCTCGCGGGTTCGTTGGTTTCCCCAGGCGGCAGGATCACCGTGTCGGGGGACACCAGCTATCCGACCGTGGGAACCACCGTCCGGCCACGGACCACCGTGCATCTGGCCTCCACCGCCGTGATCTCCACCGCAGGGAAAACGGTGCTGGTCAGCGATCCTTTCGGCCGCCGTACCGGCAGCGTGACGGCGGGCGGCAACATCTCGCTCTCCGGAAATGTCCTGGCGGACAAGGGCTCGTTGCTGGACGTCTCCGGCACCAGCGGCGTGCTCGACTTGCCGAAGATCGGGGACGACGGCTCGTTCTCCGGAAAATCCTACGAGCCGGTCACCATCGAGAGCAACGGCGGCTCCATCACCCTGACCGGGTCGCAGATGTTGCTCGTCGGCTCCACGCTCAAGGGTTCCGCCGGAGGGGCTTCCGCCACGGGCGGAGAGCTGAACGTGTCCTCGAACCGCTTTTATCAGGAAGGCGAAACCTATACCACGGCGGATACCAATCTCATCGTCACCCGCGACGGTCCGGGCTTCATTTCATCCGGAGTGGGGGAAGTCGTGCTGGATTCGTCCGGAAACCCTATGGCAGGACTCGGTTACTTCGCGACCTCCAGTCTTGGATCCAGCGGTTTCGGCTCGCTTTCCCTTGGAGGCAACGTGCGTTTCGACGGGCCGATCACTCTGGCAATGTCCAATCGCCTGAGCGTCTCCAGCGGCGGTGTCATCCGGACCTCCGACACGGTGCGGCTGACCGCGGGACAGGTGGTGCTCGGCCAACCGTTCAGGACTCCCTCCCAGCAGGAACAACCGCGGAGATTCATCTCCGGCACGTCAGGCGGCAACAGCACCGCTCCCTACCAGCTCGCACCGGAACATGGCACCGGAGTCCTCCGGATCGAGGCGGATCTGGTCGATATCGGGGACGTGGCGTTGCAAGGCATCGGAAAAACCAACATCAATGCCAGCTCCGGAGACGTGCGGGGGAACGGCACGCTCCAGATGGCGGGCGAACTCAACATCCGGGCAGGCCAGGTCTACGCCACCACACAGCGCGCGCTGAACCTGTTCGTCTACGACTACGCCCAGGGCGGCGGAACCAAACAAGGGTCCGTCGTTTTCTCAGGAGGAAAAGCCCGCTCGCTGCCGTTCTCGGCAGGCGGAACGATTTCGGTTCATGCCTCGGACATCACCCAGGACGGCACCCTCCGCGCGCCTCTCGGACAAATCAATCTGGGCTGGGATGGCAGCGGCAAGGCACCGGTCAACGTTCTGGCCGGGACATCCGTCTCCGTCCCGATCACCTCGCGGCTCACGCTCACCGGCAGAAGCGTGACCTCGGTTTCCGCCATCGATCCGATCACCAAGCTTCCCGCCATCCTTCCCTACGGCATCAGCCTTGATGGGAAATCCTGGATCGATCCCGCTGGAAACGACATCACCAAGGGTGGTGCGCCGGAAAAGAAGATCAACCTGGCCGCCGTGAACCTCGTGACCGAAGAAGGTTCGACCGTGGACATCCGGGGCGGAGGGAATCTGCTCGCCTACCGCTGGATTTCAGGAAATGGAGGAACCAAGGACATTCTCAACTCGTCCGACAGCTTCGCCATCCTGCCCGGGTATGGCTTCGATTACAGTCCGTTCGCCCCGTTCAACAACGACTCTTCCGCAACCGCCCTCGATGGCGCGACCGGCTATGTGAACAGCAAGTTGAAAGCCGGAGACCAGATCACCCTCGCCGGCGGCGGCGATCTCCCCGCGGGCACCTACACGCTGCTGCCCGCCAGGTACGCCCTGCTGAAAGGTGCCTTCCTCGTCACCCCTTCGTCCGGATCTCCTGTCAAGGCGACGTCGCTGCCGGACGGAGGCAGCATCGTCTCCGGCTACATTTCCAACAATCTCGATGCGGGGCGTCACGGAGCCACCATCACCTCCCGCTTCGAGATCACTCCCGTGAAAACCGTGCGCGAGCGGGCGGAGTACCAGAAGCTCCTGGCAAACAGCTTCCTGAACCAGGCGGCCTTGGACAACAATCTCGCCGATCCGCGTCTGCCGATGGATTCCGGTTACCTGTCCTTCACATCGAATGCAGCCATGTCGCTGCAAGGCACCGTGCTTTCGCAAGCCGCGAAAAACGGACGGGGATCACTCATCGATGTCAACAGCTCCTCCGACATCCTCGTCAACAACACCGGCACCGGCGGGACCGGCGGACAACTGGTCTTGAAAAACTCCCAGCTCAATGCTTTCGGAGCGGAGAGCCTGCTCATCGGCGGCATCCGCAGCTTCAGCGCAAGCGGGGTTTCCGTCTCGGCGAACACCGGCAGCCTGACGCTCGACAATGCGGGCGGCACACTCACCGGTGACGACATCATCCTCGTTTCCAAGGACGATCTGGTTCTCGCCAAAAATTCCAGGATCACCTCCGCCGCGAATGCCAAAACGGATCTCGACACGCTCTCCACCGGCGAGGGCGCGCTGGTGCGCGTGAGTGCGAATGCCAGCGGCGGACTGATCCGCAAGAGTCCGGCGGGCGTCACCTCCCCCTCGCTGGTTCTCTCGTCAAAAGCTGAAATTTCCGGAGGATCCGTCATCCTCGACTCTTCGGCCGCGGCATCGCTCTCCACTTCCGCCACCATCCGGGCGACGGATCTGACGCTCGGGGCCGGGCGCATCAGCGTCCTGCTGGACCAGGCA is a window of Luteolibacter yonseiensis DNA encoding:
- a CDS encoding energy transducer TonB family protein — translated: MSPRPPFPPPARKPSKHRLLIGIMLAVVLVGGLFSFLLNGGKNTRKAVPRQEVVTITLPPPPPPPPPPPPPKVEPPPQEDKPEEELVEEQPVDLTPPDEPAEAPPSEDLGTNITGGNGPDMGLTAGGGGGRAGGGKGGLGGGNKYARYSLSAKTSIENALRNDPVTRKAVISGLTLEFWPGADGTITRARIIGSSAGSDLDQAVRRVLTGLQTPPAASAAEMPPSVKIRIKARKPGN
- a CDS encoding MotA/TolQ/ExbB proton channel family protein; the protein is MKHPALILPVSLLLAHAGIAAGDAGAAWWNPAWTKRQTLTLDTSGDAAALPGSPGTATVLVRLSDGNFPFASAREDGSDLRFIAADGKTALSHQIESYDNLLNEAFVWVKVPDIGASGKTTIHLYSGNPAPDAGPKAAEAYDADTALVWHFAGRGAAPADTTGNNNSATAPATTAEGSLIGNGLRLLATPVTLPQSPSLEWKAGQALTLSTWIKPAALQDNAVLLSRGEGASSFQLLLNQGVPVIRLGTQASAAGAPVAANTWSHLALVADGAKLQLFVNGAPYATLAAGLPALAAPITLGAENSGFAGEVDEFTLSTTARSEAWIKLAAVNQGSTDAAQRTVVLGAGEGGEGGEGGGEQSHLMEHLSLFGDIANNMMFDGWIAIGVCAIMIVIGWTVAVRKFLYLNSIEKGTKVFLERWKHLSTDLTALDHGDRSSISTLGGKTGEDEQHLIERSPLYHIYQIGSEEIRHRLDKGDARGQGLNGRSIQAIRASLDAGLVHESHRLSDGLVYLTISIAGGPYVGLLGTVVGVMITFAIIAKSGEVNVNSIAPGIASALLATVVGLVVAIPALFIYSYLNGRIKNSLGLMQVFIDEFVAKMAEFHSPAAGADTNGGSSH
- a CDS encoding ShlB/FhaC/HecB family hemolysin secretion/activation protein codes for the protein NIREYRVTGPARLPRLAVEEAVYPYLGPGRSADDVEAARVALEKAYHDRGFQTVSVVVPQQDPRRGVIRLEVAEARVGRLRVNGARFFLPSRIKADAPSLAEGNVPDMKRVEKEIVALNRLADRRVTPELRAGVVPGTVDIDLNVEDKNPLHGSLELNNRYSSNTTPLRLNGSLSHGNLYQLGHTGGFNFQVAPENTDDAKVFSGYYLARVSDSVSLMLQGTKQDSDVAIVGGSASIGRGHTVSLQALIDLPSQDKFYQTLSLGLDYKHFSDEVVSLGKKQFTIDETAIEYWPLSANYGATWLAEKAFTEANTSLNLHLRGIGSGERDYANKRYNADGSYVFLRGDVAHTRDLRDDSQLFGKVQYQLADKPLVNNEQISGGGLGTVRGYLEATSLGDNGVFGTVEYRTRPLTGGSEAKPGTTPNEWRFHGFVDAGLVGIYDPLPGQRKRFGLASAGAGTRFKFADHYNGSVDLAVPFISQTDTESGDVRVTFRGWADF
- a CDS encoding putative porin, translated to MSSIRPIAATLLLALGTPLHAQEPDIGSAPANPSEDVPATETPVLPPGAAEEQPAAPSTNVTVNLIARLVEKGILGKEEAAAMIQQAEAEAQQALQAQQAAAAAADIAALPPEPTADEMRVSYIPEVVKNNMRDEIKQELLAEAREQKWSEKRYPEWTDKFRPFGDLRGRYEGVYFGEGNDNTGAFPNFNAINTGSPFDTSGTQFSPQYNVDQDRERTRLRARVGTDIMLGDGFNGGLRVATGDTNSPTSPNQTLGGSGGNFSKYAIWLDRAFLSYDAGPGDGEELVFLMGRFDNPFLSSEVQWDDDLGFDGLAVRGKVRLNDKAGTFFTAGYFPVYNTDFNFASNQPSKFESTDKWLTGAQIGIDWKITDDLTARFGIAYYDFSNISGKLSDPYTPLTASDAGSTDGTRPGFAQRGNTYMALRDIVPTAANDFGTKYQYQYYGLASEFRNLTITGKLEYDAYDPVRLALAGEVTKNIAFDNGAIGKKAVNNRGPGSAGKAGEFEGGDTAWNLAFTVGKPAMEQFGDWQAGFGYRYVESDAVVDGFTDSDFGGGGTNVQGFLLGGSMAVSPAVRVGLKWMSSDEIIGSPLSTDTLQFDINAKF
- a CDS encoding ExbD/TolR family protein; this translates as MASADDKSYDDINVTPMVDLYLVLLLIFIIMTTAGVQGVKVNLPSASKASSPKLEAPKTQAITIDNQGNIKLNTFTVTLADLETKLAAIKAATPEVPVVVRGDRASQYQGVMDVLDVLGRVGITQIGLATQPPK